In Rosa chinensis cultivar Old Blush chromosome 1, RchiOBHm-V2, whole genome shotgun sequence, a genomic segment contains:
- the LOC121051037 gene encoding uncharacterized protein LOC121051037 isoform X1: protein MAADPDFKKHFTLSLQRPHCSKILISCSQTDDAAHEICDEDDTTTPSLYTLEDSPGARQIYFKQCVPLYNAALIGDWKTAKRIIEKDKSILGASITKGWQTVLHVAAGARQVCFVKKLLKLLKEEDLVLQDQNGNTPFCFAVAAGAVRVAKIMIQKNPRLPEIRGGQGMTPLYFAALFGHGHMASYLYPQLIQMVDEGERAGIFFTCINNSLYGLALKMLHDYPELAVARNKNNETALHLLSQKPSAFSRKSSGIWKSFVHYCTNKGKLKNTQGLQLLKRLWEEVLCKNEGIVTDVIRRPSHVLFIAAKVGNFKFVAELLGSYPDLIWERDDKNRSLFHIAVMYHQARIFHLVHKLGLYKDFILSLTDDHNNNILHLAAKSPQHELNTVSRPGSRQMQSDVLWFEEVKKVVTPFYIDMKNSEGKTPRDIFREEHGGLLQREQSWLRSTVQRIQPSRLLSFRF, encoded by the exons ATGGCCGCAGATCCAGATTTCAAAAAACATTTCACACTGTCGTTACAACGACCACATTGTTCCAAAATTCTAATCAGCTGCTCACAAACAGACGATGCAGCGCATGAGATCTGTGACGAAGATGATACTACAACACCTTCCCTTTATACACTGGAAGATTCAC CTGGAGCAAGACAAATATACTTCAAGCAATGTGTGCCCCTATACAACGCTGCACTAATAGGTGATTGGAAAACTGCGAAGCGAATTATAGAGAAAGATAAGTCTATTTTGGGCGCCAGTATCACGAAAGGATGGCAAACTGTTCTTCATGTTGCGGCAGGAGCAAGACAGGTTTGTTTTGTAAAAAAGTTGCTGAAATTGTTGAAAGAAGAGGACCTAGTCTTGCAAGACCAAAATGGGAATACACCCTTTTGTTTCGCTGTTGCAGCTGGAGCGGTAAGGGTGGCTAAGATTATGATACAGAAGAATCCAAGGTTGCCGGAAATTCGGGGTGGTCAAGGAATGACACCTCTTTACTTCGCCGCTTTGTTTGGACATGGCCATATGGCGTCATATCTGTACCCGCAACTTATACAAATGGTTGACGAAGGGGAACGAGCTGGCATATTTTTCACTTGCATCAACAACAGTTTATATG GATTAGCCTTGAAAATGCTTCACGACTACCCGGAGCTTGCAGTGGCTCGTAACAAGAATAATGAGACAGCTTTGCATTTGTTGTCTCAGAAGCCATCGGCATTCTCCAGAAAAAGTTCGGGAATATGGAAAAGCTTCGTACACTATT GTACAAATAAGGGAAAGTTGAAAAATACTCAAGGACTCCAATTACTGAAACGCCTTTGGGAAGAAGTTCTATGTAAAAATGAAGGGATTGTTACCGACGTTATTAGAAGGCCTTCACATGTATTGTTTATCGCAGCAAAAgtaggaaacttcaagttcgtGGCTGAGCTTCTTGGCTCTTATCctgatttgatttgggaaaGAGATGacaaaaatcggagtttatTTCACATCGCAGTTATGTACCATCAAGCACGTATCTTCCATCTAGTACATAAATTGGGTTTATACAAGGATTTCATACTCTCTCTCACAGACGACCATAACAATAACATTCTGCATTTAGCGGCAAAGTCTCCACAGCATGAACTGAATACTGTGTCAAGACCAGGTTCCCGTCAAATGCAGAGTGACGTACTATGGTTTGAG GAGGTGAAGAAGGTTGTTACCCCTTTCTACATAGATATGAAAAATTCAGAAGGTAAAACTCCTAGAGATATATTTAGGGAAGAACATGGAGGCTTACTGCAAAGGGAACAATCGTGGCTGAGAAGTACGGTGCAGCGCATTCAACCCTCGCGATTGTTGTCATTTCGCTTTTAG
- the LOC121051037 gene encoding uncharacterized protein LOC121051037 isoform X2, translated as MANCSSCCGRSKTAGAVRVAKIMIQKNPRLPEIRGGQGMTPLYFAALFGHGHMASYLYPQLIQMVDEGERAGIFFTCINNSLYGLALKMLHDYPELAVARNKNNETALHLLSQKPSAFSRKSSGIWKSFVHYCTNKGKLKNTQGLQLLKRLWEEVLCKNEGIVTDVIRRPSHVLFIAAKVGNFKFVAELLGSYPDLIWERDDKNRSLFHIAVMYHQARIFHLVHKLGLYKDFILSLTDDHNNNILHLAAKSPQHELNTVSRPGSRQMQSDVLWFEEVKKVVTPFYIDMKNSEGKTPRDIFREEHGGLLQREQSWLRSTVQRIQPSRLLSFRF; from the exons ATGGCAAACTGTTCTTCATGTTGCGGCAGGAGCAAGACAG CTGGAGCGGTAAGGGTGGCTAAGATTATGATACAGAAGAATCCAAGGTTGCCGGAAATTCGGGGTGGTCAAGGAATGACACCTCTTTACTTCGCCGCTTTGTTTGGACATGGCCATATGGCGTCATATCTGTACCCGCAACTTATACAAATGGTTGACGAAGGGGAACGAGCTGGCATATTTTTCACTTGCATCAACAACAGTTTATATG GATTAGCCTTGAAAATGCTTCACGACTACCCGGAGCTTGCAGTGGCTCGTAACAAGAATAATGAGACAGCTTTGCATTTGTTGTCTCAGAAGCCATCGGCATTCTCCAGAAAAAGTTCGGGAATATGGAAAAGCTTCGTACACTATT GTACAAATAAGGGAAAGTTGAAAAATACTCAAGGACTCCAATTACTGAAACGCCTTTGGGAAGAAGTTCTATGTAAAAATGAAGGGATTGTTACCGACGTTATTAGAAGGCCTTCACATGTATTGTTTATCGCAGCAAAAgtaggaaacttcaagttcgtGGCTGAGCTTCTTGGCTCTTATCctgatttgatttgggaaaGAGATGacaaaaatcggagtttatTTCACATCGCAGTTATGTACCATCAAGCACGTATCTTCCATCTAGTACATAAATTGGGTTTATACAAGGATTTCATACTCTCTCTCACAGACGACCATAACAATAACATTCTGCATTTAGCGGCAAAGTCTCCACAGCATGAACTGAATACTGTGTCAAGACCAGGTTCCCGTCAAATGCAGAGTGACGTACTATGGTTTGAG GAGGTGAAGAAGGTTGTTACCCCTTTCTACATAGATATGAAAAATTCAGAAGGTAAAACTCCTAGAGATATATTTAGGGAAGAACATGGAGGCTTACTGCAAAGGGAACAATCGTGGCTGAGAAGTACGGTGCAGCGCATTCAACCCTCGCGATTGTTGTCATTTCGCTTTTAG